Proteins found in one Helicobacter sp. NHP19-003 genomic segment:
- the exbD gene encoding TonB system transport protein ExbD codes for MRSKLRRGDGLNIVPFIDVMLVLLALVLSVSTFIAEGKIKVNLPSASSAQKASPEEKKVTIVVDKNDGIFIDDKPKSVEELRAFIQTLDPKTLVDLRSDKDSKFGTFIEIIDILKDLNHENFSISTEKK; via the coding sequence ATGCGCTCTAAACTAAGGAGGGGCGATGGACTAAACATCGTCCCCTTTATTGATGTGATGTTGGTGTTGTTGGCGTTGGTTTTGAGCGTGTCTACTTTCATCGCTGAAGGCAAGATTAAGGTCAATTTACCCAGCGCGAGCAGTGCCCAAAAAGCCTCTCCAGAGGAAAAGAAAGTCACGATTGTTGTGGATAAAAACGATGGGATTTTTATAGACGACAAACCCAAGAGTGTAGAGGAGTTGCGTGCGTTCATCCAGACACTAGACCCCAAAACTTTAGTGGATTTGCGCAGCGATAAAGATTCGAAGTTTGGCACTTTCATAGAAATCATTGATATTCTTAAAGACCTAAACCATGAAAACTTCTCCATCTCCACAGAAAAAAAGTAG
- the exbB gene encoding TonB-system energizer ExbB produces the protein MESGLSVKVIGEYVDIAIFVTLGVMSFVAMWFTIERIIFYSKLDFSLYDDPDKLDLDLSKNLTTLYIVYSNAPYVGLLGTVLGVMVTFYDMSTSSTGLDAKAITLGLSLALKATAFGLVVAIPTLVVYNAMLRKSDVLSEKFRLMRKKSV, from the coding sequence ATGGAATCTGGACTCTCTGTTAAGGTAATCGGCGAATATGTCGACATTGCGATCTTTGTAACTTTGGGGGTGATGAGCTTTGTGGCGATGTGGTTCACCATTGAGCGCATCATTTTTTACAGCAAGCTTGATTTTAGCTTATATGATGACCCGGACAAGCTTGATTTGGATTTGAGCAAGAATCTGACAACCCTTTACATCGTCTACTCAAACGCGCCCTATGTCGGGCTTTTGGGCACGGTTTTGGGTGTGATGGTCACTTTCTATGACATGAGCACCAGCTCTACAGGGTTAGACGCAAAAGCCATCACCTTGGGCTTGTCCTTAGCCCTCAAGGCAACGGCTTTTGGGCTCGTTGTGGCGATCCCCACACTCGTGGTTTACAACGCCATGTTGCGTAAAAGCGATGTGTTGTCTGAAAAATTCCGCTTAATGCGTAAAAAGAGTGTCTGA
- a CDS encoding outer membrane beta-barrel protein: MIFFKMGVFVGGGVEYAMLWSDNFNNEALSALGGNSLSKGHIDKTRFFAAGNGFYVNVGYQLYLGRHNRFNLGWKLPYYSISAHNWYNYGNTNPGTQQTIKQSLTITHQSQFYVSYAYLF, translated from the coding sequence ATGATTTTCTTTAAAATGGGGGTCTTTGTGGGCGGGGGTGTGGAGTATGCCATGCTGTGGAGCGACAACTTCAACAACGAAGCCCTAAGCGCTCTTGGGGGCAACTCCCTTAGCAAGGGGCACATTGACAAGACCCGCTTTTTTGCAGCAGGCAATGGCTTTTATGTGAATGTGGGTTACCAACTCTACCTAGGCAGGCACAACCGCTTTAATCTAGGCTGGAAATTGCCCTACTACTCCATCAGCGCGCACAATTGGTATAACTACGGCAACACCAACCCGGGCACCCAGCAAACCATCAAACAATCCCTCACCATCACCCACCAAAGCCAATTTTATGTGAGTTATGCGTATTTGTTTTAG
- a CDS encoding CCA tRNA nucleotidyltransferase has product MFWDTNYKFNLPRPILHLIEILEAQGFEAVVVGGCVRDCLLGRTPKDCDLATNATPKELAPLLKAHKIPTIPLGLAFGTLGALFGSKVFEITTYRQESAYTDHRHPQVDFNATLETDLARRDFTINALAYHPTKGLLDLHGGLQDLRAKCLKFVGVAEGRVREDALRILRALRFASVLDFTLEPKSAQAVRTHAPLLTHISKERIFAELCKILMGANAGAVCTTYVKVLECALNAPLKPATLALLSQTPLNLTTRFLALFFSCNDPLATLAQLKPPKKLFKSIEKLLPYTHQTPPTSKVWLKMQMQTLSLSQVRAWLGWLKAYEPSEWVVLRAHFKSIGAQREVYTLGFLAVNGRSLKGVGLKKAQIGAGLQACLSEVVQERLENRPSVLLNFARLWAKNLRENALK; this is encoded by the coding sequence GTGTTCTGGGATACAAACTACAAATTCAACTTACCCCGCCCTATTTTACACCTCATAGAAATCCTAGAGGCGCAAGGGTTTGAGGCGGTGGTGGTGGGGGGCTGTGTGCGTGATTGCCTTTTAGGGCGCACCCCCAAAGATTGCGACCTAGCCACAAACGCCACGCCCAAAGAGCTGGCCCCCCTCCTTAAAGCGCATAAAATCCCCACCATCCCCCTAGGCCTAGCCTTTGGCACTTTAGGCGCGCTCTTTGGCAGTAAGGTCTTTGAAATCACCACCTACCGTCAAGAGAGCGCTTACACAGACCACCGCCACCCCCAAGTGGACTTCAACGCCACGCTAGAAACCGACCTAGCAAGGCGCGATTTCACCATCAATGCCCTAGCCTACCACCCCACCAAGGGGCTTTTAGACTTGCACGGGGGATTGCAAGATTTGAGGGCAAAGTGCTTAAAGTTTGTGGGCGTGGCTGAGGGTAGGGTGCGCGAGGACGCTTTGCGGATTTTGCGGGCTTTGCGTTTTGCAAGCGTGCTGGATTTCACGCTAGAGCCTAAGAGTGCACAGGCGGTGCGCACACACGCCCCCCTGCTCACACACATTAGCAAAGAGCGCATTTTTGCTGAGCTGTGTAAAATTTTAATGGGCGCAAATGCGGGAGCAGTGTGTACCACTTATGTTAAAGTGCTTGAGTGCGCCTTAAATGCTCCCTTAAAACCTGCCACTCTCGCCCTTTTGAGCCAAACCCCCTTGAATTTAACCACCCGTTTTTTAGCCCTGTTTTTTAGCTGCAACGACCCCCTAGCCACCCTAGCACAGCTAAAACCCCCTAAAAAGCTCTTTAAGAGTATAGAAAAACTGCTGCCCTACACCCACCAAACCCCCCCCACTTCTAAGGTGTGGCTCAAAATGCAAATGCAGACCTTGAGCCTGAGCCAAGTTAGGGCGTGGCTAGGCTGGCTTAAAGCCTATGAACCCTCTGAATGGGTGGTGCTGAGGGCGCATTTTAAGAGCATCGGGGCGCAAAGGGAGGTGTACACTCTTGGCTTTTTAGCGGTCAATGGGCGCAGTTTAAAGGGTGTGGGTCTAAAAAAGGCGCAAATCGGGGCGGGCTTGCAGGCGTGTTTAAGCGAAGTCGTGCAAGAGAGGCTAGAAAATCGCCCGAGTGTTTTACTCAACTTTGCGAGGCTGTGGGCGAAAAACTTAAGAGAAAATGCGTTAAAATAA
- the queC gene encoding 7-cyano-7-deazaguanine synthase QueC has product MILEKTYNASCVLCFSGGQDSTTLALWAQKAFQQVHLLGFNYAQKHAIELEQAQKIAQLLNLPLKVLDLSFLQEITLSALFANNPQKSNAPHPKNPNLPASFVPDRNALFFTLAHAYAFNLGANFVLVGVSQQDYSGYFDCRKEFLDSLQTSLNLGAFGIKEGIAFLAPFMAMSKAQEFALAQDLDGLELILEHTHTCYEGIRGVRHAYGYGCGACPACRLRQNAYAEFLNHYKQD; this is encoded by the coding sequence ATGATTTTAGAGAAAACCTACAACGCCTCTTGTGTGCTCTGCTTTAGTGGGGGGCAGGATAGCACCACGCTAGCCCTGTGGGCGCAAAAAGCCTTTCAACAAGTGCATCTGCTTGGCTTTAACTACGCCCAAAAGCACGCCATAGAGCTCGAGCAAGCCCAAAAAATCGCCCAACTCTTAAACCTGCCCTTAAAAGTCCTAGATTTAAGTTTTTTACAAGAAATCACCCTCTCCGCCCTCTTTGCCAACAATCCGCAAAAGTCTAACGCCCCCCACCCCAAAAACCCCAATTTACCTGCCTCCTTTGTGCCCGACAGGAATGCCCTATTTTTCACCCTCGCCCACGCCTACGCCTTTAATTTGGGGGCCAATTTTGTGCTTGTAGGGGTGTCGCAACAAGATTACAGCGGATACTTTGACTGCCGTAAAGAATTTTTAGACAGCCTGCAAACCTCTTTAAATTTAGGGGCGTTTGGCATAAAAGAAGGCATTGCGTTTTTAGCCCCCTTCATGGCCATGTCTAAGGCACAAGAATTTGCCCTAGCACAGGATTTAGACGGATTAGAGTTGATCCTAGAACACACCCACACCTGTTATGAAGGCATTAGGGGGGTGCGGCATGCCTATGGCTATGGCTGTGGGGCGTGCCCGGCGTGCCGGTTGCGCCAAAATGCCTATGCAGAATTTTTAAATCACTATAAGCAAGATTGA